One Serratia liquefaciens genomic window, CCTGACGCACTCCATGGAAGTGCAACAGGTAGGGCGGCATATCGCCAAAGAGATCCTTAATCGTTTCAAACAGGAAGGGCGGATCGACGAGCTCGGCCTGACCAAACTGCTCGATCCTTTTGAAAGCATTGTCGAAATGGCCTGTCTGATGCACGACATCGGCAACCCGCCTTTCGGCCATTTTGGCGAGTCGGCGATTAACGACTGGTTTTCGCAGCGGCTCGATCCCGCCAGCTGTGGCAGTGAGCCCGCCAGTCACGATCGCTGTCAGGTCAGCGTATTGCGTTTGCACGAGGGCGAGAGCGATCTTAACCGCCTGCGCAGCCGCATTCGTCACGATCTCAGCCACTTCGAAGGTAATGCCCAGGCAATCCGGCTGGTTTATACCCTGCTGAAGCTTAACCTGACCTATGCACAGGTGGGCTGTATCCTGAAATATACCCGCCCGGCCTACTGGGCCAGCGATATTCCAGCCAGCCACAACTACCTGATGAAAAAGCCGGGCTTTTATCTGGCGGAAGAGGCTTTTGTCGATCGGTTGCGGCGTGAGTTGAATATGGGCGAGTTCGACCGTTTCCCATTGACCTATATTATGGAAGCTGCTGACGATATTTCGTACTGCGTGGCGGATTTGGAAGACGCGGTGGAAAAAAACATTTTCACCGTCGAACAGCTTTACCAGCATTTAACTCAGGAATGGGGCGAGGTCACGCCGGGAGATTTGTTTGATAAAACCGTGGCCAGCGCTTTTCGCAAAATCGATCGCGGCGGTGCGCGGCGCAGTTCTGAAGATCAATTCTTCATGTATTTGCGAGTTTTCACCGTGGCACGTTTGGTCCCGCATGCGGCGCAGCGGTTTATTGATAATCTGGATGCGGTTTTCCAGGGAAACTTTAATCAGGCGCTGCTGGAGGATTCCAGCCC contains:
- the dgt gene encoding dGTPase, which codes for MSGIDFKQKISFQRPFSKPIEAEEEYDIVRQFESDRGRIVNSAAIRRLQQKTQVFPLERNAAVRSRLTHSMEVQQVGRHIAKEILNRFKQEGRIDELGLTKLLDPFESIVEMACLMHDIGNPPFGHFGESAINDWFSQRLDPASCGSEPASHDRCQVSVLRLHEGESDLNRLRSRIRHDLSHFEGNAQAIRLVYTLLKLNLTYAQVGCILKYTRPAYWASDIPASHNYLMKKPGFYLAEEAFVDRLRRELNMGEFDRFPLTYIMEAADDISYCVADLEDAVEKNIFTVEQLYQHLTQEWGEVTPGDLFDKTVASAFRKIDRGGARRSSEDQFFMYLRVFTVARLVPHAAQRFIDNLDAVFQGNFNQALLEDSSPAYQLLKIFKNVAFKHVFNHPEVEQLELQGYRVISGLLDIYSPLLAMSLADFTRLVQEDSHRAYPIETRLFHKLSTKHRLAYIEAIEGLQHLSPEQLAIREYYFRARLLQDYISGMTDLYAYDEYRRLMAAE